A window of Rubricoccus marinus contains these coding sequences:
- a CDS encoding DUF6174 domain-containing protein, which produces MRSLLLLVALTLAGCAQTRVGPATNLAQARARWEASGADTYTMTLHRSCFCPEDYRGPFDVRVEDDAVASVQFQDQALPTDRVVTIDALFELLAEAYASGAARVDVTYDPELGFPATLYIDRNEMIADEEVGYTVTDVMLR; this is translated from the coding sequence ATGCGCTCTCTCCTGCTCCTCGTCGCCCTCACGCTTGCCGGCTGCGCCCAGACGCGCGTCGGCCCCGCCACCAATCTCGCCCAGGCGCGTGCGCGCTGGGAGGCCTCTGGCGCCGACACGTACACGATGACGCTCCACCGGTCGTGCTTCTGCCCGGAGGACTACCGCGGCCCGTTCGATGTCCGCGTCGAGGACGATGCGGTCGCGTCCGTCCAGTTCCAGGACCAGGCGCTCCCGACGGACCGCGTGGTGACGATCGACGCGCTTTTCGAGCTGCTCGCGGAGGCGTACGCCAGCGGCGCCGCCCGCGTAGACGTGACCTACGACCCCGAGTTGGGCTTCCCTGCCACGCTCTACATCGACCGGAACGAGATGATCGCCGACGAGGAAGTGGGCTACACCGTGACGGACGTAATGCTGCGGTAA